A window of Lentibacillus sp. Marseille-P4043 contains these coding sequences:
- the fliQ gene encoding flagellar biosynthesis protein FliQ, whose protein sequence is MNSEFVLELAEKGIYTILLITGPLLILALAVGLLVSIFQATTQIQEQTLAFIPKIVAVLVGLVFFGPWMLTRMIEFTVDLYQNLNQFVG, encoded by the coding sequence TTGAATAGTGAATTTGTTTTAGAACTAGCAGAAAAAGGAATTTATACAATTTTACTAATTACAGGTCCATTGCTTATTTTGGCACTTGCTGTTGGGCTTCTTGTTAGTATATTTCAGGCGACAACACAAATTCAAGAACAAACGCTTGCCTTTATTCCTAAAATAGTCGCGGTATTAGTTGGATTGGTGTTTTTCGGCCCATGGATGTTAACAAGAATGATCGAATTCACTGTCGATTTATATCAAAATTTAAATCAGTTTGTAGGGTAA
- the fliR gene encoding flagellar biosynthetic protein FliR has product MLDIINLASVPVFLLIFVRVAAFFVTLPLFSYRTIPMQFKIGFSFFLALTMFYTVDATGVALDETYFLLLIKEVIVGLLIGLIAYIILAAIQIAGGFIDFQMGFAIANVIDPQTGAQSPLTGQYFYIIALLFLLSVNGHYLLIDGIYYSYNLIPIDAFVPFQDESIIDYVIDAFNQMFLIAFQMSIPIVGCLFLVDVALGIIARTVPQLNVFVVGLPLKIVVSFVVILLFLSLYIMLVKSLFATMFDTMRGLMQLFGGV; this is encoded by the coding sequence ATGTTAGATATCATTAATTTAGCTAGTGTACCGGTTTTTTTGCTTATATTTGTACGTGTTGCTGCTTTTTTTGTAACATTACCGTTATTTTCCTATCGCACCATTCCGATGCAGTTTAAAATCGGATTTAGTTTTTTTCTCGCTTTAACCATGTTTTATACAGTTGATGCAACAGGAGTGGCGCTTGACGAAACTTATTTTTTATTACTTATTAAAGAAGTGATTGTTGGCCTTTTGATTGGTTTAATCGCTTATATCATTCTCGCTGCAATCCAAATTGCTGGTGGGTTTATTGATTTTCAAATGGGATTTGCAATTGCGAATGTGATAGACCCTCAAACAGGTGCACAAAGTCCATTAACAGGTCAATATTTTTATATAATTGCACTTCTATTTCTATTATCGGTCAATGGACACTATTTGTTAATAGACGGAATCTATTATAGTTATAATTTAATTCCAATTGATGCATTCGTCCCATTTCAAGATGAATCGATTATTGATTATGTAATTGATGCGTTTAATCAAATGTTTCTGATTGCATTTCAAATGTCCATCCCAATCGTTGGCTGTTTGTTTTTAGTCGATGTTGCTTTAGGAATTATCGCTAGAACAGTGCCACAGCTAAACGTTTTTGTTGTAGGTTTACCGTTGAAAATCGTTGTCAGTTTTGTCGTTATTTTGCTCTTTTTAAGTTTATATATCATGTTGGTGAAAAGTTTGTTCGCTACCATGTTTGATACGATGAGGGGTTTAATGCAATTATTCGGAGGTGTGTAA